Proteins encoded together in one Fimbriiglobus ruber window:
- a CDS encoding NIPSNAP family protein, with translation MDMDRRTFVGATAASLCAAPALGIAADPKAAAPELYELRTYTLKPGKRPLLDDYLSKAYIPAAKRHGAGPVGVFAAPPENDLLKVYVLVVHRTAETVAGLPTRLATDDDYKTAAAAYLAATADDPVYQRIESSLLTAIPGMPRLEVPDASKPRLLNLRVYESHNERAAAKKVEMFEKGELAIFRRVGLTPVLFASATVGAAMPNLTYLLAFPDEGGRKAAWDRFRGDPEWLKLKALPGYADKEIVSRITNLILTPAAYSEI, from the coding sequence ATGGACATGGACCGCCGCACGTTTGTCGGAGCCACCGCCGCGTCCCTTTGCGCCGCCCCCGCTTTAGGGATCGCCGCCGACCCGAAAGCGGCCGCGCCCGAGTTATACGAGTTGCGGACTTACACGCTCAAGCCCGGCAAACGACCGCTCCTCGACGACTACTTGAGCAAGGCGTATATCCCGGCCGCCAAGCGGCACGGGGCCGGCCCGGTCGGGGTGTTCGCCGCGCCGCCGGAAAACGACCTGCTCAAGGTGTATGTTCTCGTCGTCCACCGAACGGCCGAGACGGTCGCGGGCCTCCCGACCCGGCTCGCGACGGACGACGACTATAAAACGGCGGCCGCGGCGTACCTCGCGGCCACGGCCGACGACCCAGTCTATCAGCGGATCGAGAGTTCCCTGTTGACGGCGATCCCCGGGATGCCGCGACTGGAAGTGCCGGACGCCTCGAAGCCACGGTTGCTGAACCTGCGGGTGTACGAGAGCCACAACGAGCGGGCGGCGGCCAAGAAGGTCGAGATGTTCGAGAAGGGCGAACTCGCCATCTTCCGCCGGGTCGGTCTCACGCCCGTCCTCTTCGCCTCGGCGACGGTCGGGGCCGCGATGCCGAACCTGACGTACCTTCTAGCGTTCCCGGACGAGGGTGGGCGGAAGGCGGCGTGGGACCGGTTCCGGGGCGACCCCGAGTGGCTGAAGCTGAAAGCCCTTCCCGGCTACGCCGACAAGGAGATCGTGTCCCGGATCACCAACCTGATTCTCACCCCGGCAGCCTATTCCGAGATCTAA
- a CDS encoding nucleotide pyrophosphohydrolase has translation MSDATTPVAAHKDAMRRFAEARGWEPYHSPKNLVMALASEVGELCDLFRWLTPDESRRAADDPATRTAIADELADVANIVFLLSLHTDIDLSDAIRAKLTKNAVKYPVPPQPPGTGAGAESDRPGG, from the coding sequence ATGTCCGACGCGACGACCCCGGTGGCGGCGCACAAGGATGCGATGCGCCGGTTCGCCGAAGCGCGGGGCTGGGAACCGTACCACAGCCCGAAGAACCTCGTCATGGCCCTGGCTAGCGAGGTCGGGGAGCTGTGCGACCTGTTCCGCTGGCTGACCCCGGACGAGTCCCGGCGGGCGGCCGACGACCCGGCCACCCGGACCGCGATCGCCGACGAACTGGCGGACGTGGCCAACATCGTGTTCCTCTTGAGCCTGCATACGGACATCGACCTGAGTGACGCCATCCGGGCGAAGTTGACCAAGAACGCAGTGAAATACCCGGTTCCGCCGCAGCCACCGGGGACCGGGGCCGGGGCGGAATCCGATCGCCCGGGCGGGTAG
- a CDS encoding DUF11 domain-containing protein, giving the protein MRTRRLVLTGAATVVGSAAMIALTARAQDAPAVKYYQGKVSPPQPGTMLPATYVRTDGGTPDLVPGPGPVFGNTGPAFGPGGPAGAAARAGFTTPVVAGPNGVQPIPVFPPGTIPPPSIPSFAESVASDGGVPPATPPGLGRPPAFVPTPSAADAASSSGVVPAGATTPAPPAPTVTVERYPTDAKPNSLPDPKPLSAAFPRTGEFPPAKPGDLPPVPVPDNVPAARSVAVPPPAAPVPASTEGAAAQFKTETAPPQPAPPTQPAPLAQPISPAQPAPLPQQVQSSGPPLPARQAPTVIVEVEAPKSIGVGQPLAYELVVRNTGTTGVMNLRIEDELPMKATFVSSEPPAETSGDRLAWSLGALDAGTEKRIKITVKPSEEGEIRSRAVVSFASAVDARVTITRPKIALVLTAPDVARVGEKVPFQIKLSNTGSGLATRVTLQAKFSDGLSHAQGQTIETVLADVPAGQTKTFDLPGVAASRSGAQTCTITAIADGNPAEIARAAVTLVEPMLQIKQTGPARCHVKNEPVYQIELANPGTAATDPVSVWATLPPGFEFVSADSGGGFSDASHSVGWRLPALPPGSTKVVALKVRAAAPTEGVIRTVAQTAGTATEVAENAGGGVARVDLKTTTTKGLEARAESPVKAEGVPAIRFEVADLEDPVEVGKEALYEIRVMNQGTGPCTNVRVVAELADGTVAVGATGQTSGRVNGQQLEFDPIPMFAVKAEAMYRIRVKGTVPGDFRFRVRLVYDQIKTPIVKEENTKFVKE; this is encoded by the coding sequence GTGCGAACCCGACGTTTGGTTTTGACCGGGGCGGCCACGGTGGTCGGCAGCGCCGCCATGATTGCCCTCACCGCCCGGGCGCAGGACGCCCCCGCGGTCAAGTACTACCAGGGGAAGGTTTCCCCGCCGCAGCCGGGCACGATGCTCCCGGCCACGTACGTTCGCACGGACGGCGGGACGCCCGACCTGGTCCCGGGACCGGGGCCGGTGTTCGGCAACACGGGTCCGGCGTTCGGCCCCGGCGGGCCGGCCGGAGCCGCCGCCCGGGCGGGGTTCACGACCCCGGTGGTCGCCGGCCCGAACGGTGTCCAGCCGATCCCCGTCTTTCCTCCGGGCACGATCCCACCACCGTCGATCCCGTCGTTCGCCGAATCGGTGGCATCCGATGGCGGTGTGCCGCCGGCCACGCCTCCGGGGCTGGGCCGCCCGCCCGCGTTCGTCCCCACGCCGTCGGCGGCCGACGCCGCATCGTCTTCCGGGGTCGTCCCGGCTGGTGCCACCACCCCGGCGCCGCCGGCCCCGACGGTGACTGTCGAGCGGTATCCCACCGACGCGAAACCGAACTCCTTACCCGACCCGAAGCCGCTGAGCGCGGCCTTCCCGCGGACGGGCGAATTCCCGCCGGCCAAACCAGGCGACCTGCCGCCGGTTCCCGTTCCGGATAACGTTCCAGCAGCGCGGTCCGTGGCCGTCCCGCCCCCCGCCGCCCCGGTGCCTGCCTCGACAGAAGGGGCCGCCGCCCAGTTCAAGACAGAAACGGCCCCGCCCCAGCCGGCTCCACCCACACAACCGGCTCCACTCGCGCAACCGATTTCGCCTGCGCAACCGGCCCCACTGCCGCAACAGGTCCAGTCGTCCGGCCCGCCACTCCCGGCCCGCCAGGCGCCGACCGTGATCGTCGAAGTCGAGGCTCCCAAGAGCATCGGCGTCGGCCAGCCGCTGGCGTACGAACTCGTGGTCCGCAACACCGGCACGACCGGGGTGATGAACCTGCGGATCGAAGACGAACTGCCGATGAAGGCGACCTTCGTCAGCAGCGAGCCGCCGGCCGAAACGTCCGGCGACCGGCTCGCGTGGTCCCTCGGGGCGCTGGACGCCGGGACCGAAAAACGGATCAAGATTACCGTTAAGCCGTCCGAAGAAGGAGAAATACGGAGCCGCGCGGTCGTCTCGTTCGCCTCCGCGGTCGACGCCCGCGTCACCATCACCCGCCCCAAGATCGCCCTCGTCCTGACCGCCCCGGACGTGGCCCGGGTCGGGGAAAAGGTTCCGTTCCAGATCAAGCTGTCGAACACCGGGTCCGGGCTCGCGACCCGCGTCACGCTCCAGGCGAAGTTCAGCGACGGCCTGTCCCACGCCCAGGGGCAGACCATCGAGACCGTCCTGGCCGACGTACCCGCCGGCCAGACCAAGACGTTCGACCTGCCCGGGGTGGCGGCCAGCCGGTCCGGGGCTCAGACGTGTACGATCACGGCGATCGCCGACGGCAACCCGGCGGAGATCGCCCGGGCGGCGGTGACGCTGGTCGAGCCGATGCTGCAAATCAAGCAGACCGGCCCCGCCCGGTGTCACGTGAAGAACGAGCCGGTCTACCAGATCGAGCTGGCCAACCCGGGCACGGCCGCGACCGACCCGGTCTCGGTGTGGGCGACCCTCCCGCCCGGGTTCGAGTTCGTCAGCGCGGATTCCGGCGGCGGCTTCTCCGACGCGTCTCATTCCGTCGGCTGGCGGCTGCCCGCGCTCCCGCCGGGGTCGACCAAGGTCGTCGCCCTCAAGGTTCGGGCCGCGGCCCCGACCGAGGGCGTGATCCGGACCGTGGCCCAAACCGCGGGTACCGCGACCGAGGTGGCCGAGAACGCCGGCGGTGGAGTCGCCCGGGTCGACCTGAAGACCACGACCACGAAGGGGCTGGAAGCCCGGGCCGAATCGCCGGTGAAAGCCGAAGGCGTGCCGGCGATCCGGTTCGAGGTCGCCGACCTGGAAGACCCGGTCGAAGTCGGCAAGGAAGCCCTGTACGAAATCCGGGTGATGAACCAGGGAACCGGCCCCTGTACCAACGTGCGGGTCGTGGCCGAACTGGCCGACGGCACCGTGGCGGTCGGGGCGACCGGGCAGACGAGCGGCCGGGTGAACGGACAGCAACTCGAATTCGACCCGATCCCGATGTTCGCGGTCAAAGCCGAGGCGATGTACCGCATCCGGGTCAAGGGGACCGTCCCGGGCGACTTCCGGTTCCGCGTCCGACTGGTCTACGACCAGATCAAGACGCCGATCGTGAAGGAAGAAAACACGAAGTTCGTGAAAGAGTAA
- the rimI gene encoding ribosomal protein S18-alanine N-acetyltransferase, translating into MVASGRFGVRGDGAAGPTRGHSSPRCPRVVGTEHNPGRSAHTGRRRGGGRFPQMSTGRAQHKELLRVHIRWMIRRDMAEVLRAEQQSFEYAWTEDDFLRCLRQRNCIGMVAEANDRIVGFMIYELHKNRLHVLNFAVAPEHRRTQIGSQMVAKLIGKLSSHRRNKITLAVRERNLPAQMFFRAQEFKATRVLRNYYEDSGEDAFQMEFRVGGYDESETVDAPNNRIAQFEEN; encoded by the coding sequence TTGGTAGCATCCGGCCGCTTTGGGGTACGGGGCGACGGAGCCGCGGGTCCGACTCGCGGTCATTCTTCGCCCAGGTGTCCCCGAGTCGTCGGAACGGAACACAATCCGGGCCGGTCGGCCCACACGGGCCGCCGACGCGGAGGGGGGAGGTTTCCGCAGATGAGCACAGGACGTGCCCAGCACAAGGAACTGCTCCGAGTCCACATCCGGTGGATGATCCGCCGGGACATGGCCGAGGTACTTCGTGCCGAGCAACAAAGCTTTGAATACGCCTGGACGGAAGACGACTTCCTCCGCTGCTTACGCCAGCGGAACTGCATCGGCATGGTGGCCGAGGCGAACGACCGGATCGTCGGGTTCATGATTTACGAGCTGCACAAGAATCGCCTGCACGTACTCAACTTCGCCGTCGCCCCGGAGCACCGGCGGACACAGATCGGTTCGCAGATGGTCGCCAAGCTGATCGGTAAGCTGTCGAGCCACCGGCGGAACAAGATCACGCTGGCGGTTCGGGAACGCAACCTCCCGGCCCAGATGTTCTTCCGGGCTCAGGAATTCAAGGCGACGCGCGTTCTTCGCAACTACTACGAAGACAGCGGCGAGGACGCGTTCCAGATGGAATTCCGGGTCGGCGGGTACGACGAGTCTGAAACGGTCGACGCGCCGAACAACCGGATCGCGCAGTTCGAGGAGAACTAG
- the cmk gene encoding (d)CMP kinase has product MIITIDGYAGSGKSTAAVRLAAALGFRLLNTGAMYRATAYELGRRGVDIDANPRDTAAIAWIVADFVFEMTEAAVILNGVDVTPFVYTEAMGRAASRVGTFLEVREKLKAEQRRIADDLDVVCEGRDQGTAVFPHAPVKFFFTASAETRARRRAAQDGVDLAADAGALATLIDQIAARDRQDEIRPIDPLRRADDAEAIDTSHADLDQILNHMMEVVARCRSRR; this is encoded by the coding sequence ATGATTATCACGATCGACGGCTACGCGGGATCGGGAAAGTCCACGGCCGCGGTCCGCCTCGCGGCCGCGCTGGGCTTTCGCCTGCTCAACACGGGCGCCATGTACCGGGCGACCGCCTACGAACTCGGCCGCCGCGGTGTCGACATCGACGCGAACCCGCGGGACACGGCGGCCATCGCCTGGATCGTGGCCGACTTCGTGTTCGAGATGACCGAGGCAGCCGTGATCCTCAACGGGGTGGACGTGACCCCGTTCGTTTACACGGAAGCGATGGGGCGGGCCGCGAGCCGGGTGGGGACGTTCCTCGAGGTTCGCGAGAAACTGAAGGCGGAGCAGCGGCGGATCGCGGACGACCTGGACGTGGTCTGCGAGGGGCGGGATCAGGGGACGGCTGTTTTCCCGCACGCCCCGGTCAAATTCTTCTTCACCGCGTCCGCCGAGACCCGCGCCCGCCGGCGGGCGGCTCAGGACGGCGTCGACCTGGCCGCGGACGCGGGCGCGCTTGCCACCCTGATCGACCAGATCGCGGCCCGCGACCGCCAGGACGAGATACGGCCGATCGACCCGCTCCGCCGGGCCGACGACGCCGAGGCGATCGACACGTCGCACGCCGACCTGGACCAGATTTTGAATCACATGATGGAGGTCGTGGCGCGATGTCGCTCACGCCGGTAG
- a CDS encoding lysophospholipid acyltransferase family protein → MSLTPVVDWGFYQAAYWSAFYGFTFGCSLRSIGREHVPVSGPVLLVSNHQSFIDPVLVGVSATRQLTYLARDNLFHNRILGRIIRHYGAVPIDRGFGKEGLMAVLRELDRGSAVLMFPEGERSQTGALQPLKPGVSLLLKRVTCPIVPVGISGAYAAWPRQQKWPSFDPLLLPTTGRAIAVAFGPPLDPSQFRGRDREAMLAPLQTSIATAHAHAERIRRKVV, encoded by the coding sequence ATGTCGCTCACGCCGGTAGTGGACTGGGGCTTTTATCAGGCCGCGTATTGGTCGGCGTTCTACGGCTTCACGTTCGGGTGTAGTCTGCGGTCGATCGGCCGCGAGCACGTCCCGGTCTCGGGCCCCGTGCTGCTGGTCTCCAACCACCAGTCGTTCATCGACCCCGTCCTGGTGGGAGTGTCGGCCACACGCCAGTTGACATATCTGGCCCGGGACAACCTGTTCCACAACCGGATTCTTGGTCGGATCATTCGGCACTACGGCGCCGTTCCCATCGACCGCGGCTTTGGCAAGGAAGGGCTGATGGCCGTTCTGAGAGAACTCGACCGCGGGAGCGCGGTGCTCATGTTCCCCGAAGGCGAGCGCTCGCAGACCGGCGCGCTCCAACCGCTCAAGCCCGGCGTCTCACTCCTGCTCAAGCGGGTGACGTGCCCCATCGTCCCGGTCGGCATCTCCGGGGCGTACGCGGCGTGGCCCCGGCAGCAGAAATGGCCTTCCTTCGACCCGTTGTTACTCCCAACGACGGGCCGTGCCATCGCGGTCGCCTTCGGCCCGCCGCTCGATCCGTCACAATTCCGGGGTCGTGACCGAGAGGCGATGCTGGCACCTCTGCAGACATCGATCGCGACGGCTCACGCACACGCCGAACGCATTCGGCGAAAAGTGGTGTGA
- a CDS encoding carboxymuconolactone decarboxylase family protein — translation MAKLPKPPDTFVEFTRQFPQIAEAWRLVQDAGQVGPFDEKTQRLVKLAVAIGTMREGSVHSAVRKAVAFGVTKEEIDQTLALAAGTLGFPASVAAFSWVRDELAKGAETP, via the coding sequence ATGGCCAAGTTACCCAAACCGCCCGACACATTCGTCGAATTCACCCGGCAGTTCCCCCAGATCGCGGAAGCATGGCGGCTCGTTCAGGACGCCGGGCAGGTCGGCCCGTTCGACGAGAAAACGCAACGGCTCGTTAAGCTTGCCGTGGCAATCGGCACCATGCGCGAAGGGTCGGTTCATTCGGCCGTGCGCAAGGCGGTGGCATTCGGCGTGACGAAAGAAGAGATCGACCAGACGTTAGCCCTCGCGGCGGGGACGCTCGGTTTTCCGGCCAGTGTAGCCGCGTTTTCCTGGGTGCGCGACGAACTGGCGAAAGGGGCCGAGACGCCGTGA
- a CDS encoding TIM barrel protein — protein sequence MTSPDNPTRRTAIQGAVAAGAAAALPNISPAAEPFRPKGNVKHSVVFWCFNVAGDKWDVETACKISKDLGCVSIEIIDPEHWPVLKKHGLTCAIAPNGYSKTPFMYGLNNTAHQADVIAATKKRIDECAAAGVPNVISFTGYKWRDPADPKSGEISRDEGAAECVKALKELAGLAEKKGVTICLEHLNTRDDTHPMKGHPGYQGDDVDYCAAILRKVGSPRVKMLFDIYHIQAMHGDVIRRIEQNKDVIGHIHTAGNPGRGELDDTQEINFPAIMRKLLAVKYDGYVGHEFIPTRDPRGGLAEAIRVCDV from the coding sequence GTGACCTCTCCCGACAATCCCACCCGCCGGACCGCGATTCAGGGCGCCGTCGCCGCCGGTGCGGCCGCCGCACTCCCCAACATCTCCCCCGCCGCCGAGCCGTTTCGCCCCAAAGGCAACGTCAAACACTCGGTCGTGTTCTGGTGCTTCAACGTGGCCGGCGATAAGTGGGACGTGGAGACCGCGTGTAAGATTTCAAAAGACCTCGGCTGCGTGTCCATTGAAATTATTGACCCCGAACACTGGCCGGTATTGAAAAAGCATGGGCTGACGTGCGCCATCGCCCCGAATGGCTATTCCAAAACCCCATTCATGTACGGCCTGAATAACACGGCCCACCAAGCCGATGTCATCGCCGCCACCAAGAAACGGATCGACGAATGTGCGGCCGCCGGTGTGCCCAATGTGATATCTTTTACCGGCTATAAATGGCGCGATCCGGCCGACCCCAAGAGCGGCGAAATCTCCCGCGATGAAGGTGCCGCGGAATGTGTCAAGGCTTTGAAAGAGTTGGCTGGCCTTGCCGAGAAAAAAGGTGTCACGATCTGCCTGGAACACCTCAACACCCGCGACGACACGCACCCGATGAAGGGGCACCCCGGCTACCAAGGTGACGACGTCGATTACTGCGCGGCGATCTTGCGAAAAGTCGGCTCGCCGCGGGTGAAAATGTTGTTCGACATCTACCACATTCAGGCGATGCACGGCGACGTGATCCGGCGGATCGAGCAGAATAAAGATGTCATCGGCCACATCCACACGGCCGGGAATCCAGGCCGCGGCGAACTGGACGACACCCAGGAAATCAACTTCCCCGCGATCATGCGGAAACTCCTCGCGGTCAAATACGACGGGTACGTCGGCCACGAGTTCATCCCGACTCGCGACCCCCGCGGCGGGTTGGCCGAAGCCATCCGCGTCTGCGACGTGTGA
- the scpB gene encoding SMC-Scp complex subunit ScpB: MRATPRFLGPAVRRPSTQRPGNTRPPAVFRLGARGGDEPASADPLARDAKLARVEAAFFLADEPLAARRVAEVAGLKDAAEARKLVDRLRALYDADETAFQIEERAGGYQLLTRPVFHPWLLRLRRTGHDLRLTPAALETLAVIAYKQPLTRAEVEQVRGVACVDVVRVLMEKGLVRITGRHQSLGRPQLYGTTKKFLQSFGLNTLKDLPEVETLNRPN, translated from the coding sequence ATGCGTGCCACTCCTCGCTTTCTCGGCCCGGCCGTTCGACGGCCGTCGACCCAACGCCCCGGTAATACGCGCCCGCCAGCCGTGTTCAGACTCGGTGCGCGCGGCGGGGACGAGCCGGCGTCCGCCGACCCGCTCGCGCGCGACGCCAAGCTCGCGCGGGTCGAGGCCGCTTTTTTCCTGGCGGACGAACCCCTCGCGGCCCGGCGGGTGGCCGAGGTCGCGGGCTTGAAGGACGCGGCCGAGGCGCGGAAGCTCGTCGACCGCCTGCGGGCACTCTACGACGCGGACGAGACCGCCTTCCAGATCGAGGAGCGGGCCGGCGGGTATCAACTCTTGACCCGCCCGGTCTTCCACCCCTGGCTGCTCCGGCTCCGTCGCACTGGCCACGACCTCCGGCTCACCCCGGCCGCGCTCGAAACGCTGGCCGTCATCGCGTACAAGCAACCGCTCACCCGGGCCGAAGTCGAGCAGGTGCGCGGCGTCGCGTGCGTGGACGTCGTGCGCGTGTTGATGGAAAAAGGGCTGGTCCGCATCACCGGCCGCCACCAGTCTCTGGGCCGCCCCCAACTCTACGGAACGACCAAGAAGTTTCTCCAATCGTTCGGGTTGAATACGCTCAAGGATCTGCCCGAAGTGGAAACCCTCAACCGCCCGAACTGA
- a CDS encoding DUF1501 domain-containing protein: protein MFTLWNTSARSGVLDRRELLRVGGLGMAGLSLPLLTSARATASAKAAPKSGSFGKAKNCIILYLSGGPAQLDTFDPKPDAPVDIRGEFGTIQTSLPGVRFSDLLPLSAKWMHKSALVRTMYHEHNDHGRGSYWMFTGYPYLGSVSDVNSMSRADMPHMGSCVAKLAPGAGPMFPFALVPHRMDVAGGRRSGQFAGSLGGKYDPLLTGGNPNDDAFKLEHLPLAPNEDAGVVRRRLSLVDQLNAQAGALNATAMSQAIHENQIKALEVLSSPKVRQAVDLSAVAKDERERYGRNLFGQSVMLGRRLLDAGARLVQCNWQRTQGKNGFAWDTHWNNFSAHKEDLVPPFDLAFHALMTDLEKTGKLDETLVVVAAEFGRSPKVTRSNAGREHWPDCYSVLFAGGGIRGGQVYGQSDKNAAYPATNPTTPADFTATIYHCLGIDPAGETHDQVGRPIALSKGTPIAPLVG from the coding sequence ATGTTCACACTCTGGAACACTTCTGCCCGCTCGGGTGTGCTGGACCGTCGCGAACTCCTCCGCGTCGGCGGGTTGGGGATGGCTGGCCTGTCGCTTCCGCTACTCACGTCCGCCCGAGCTACCGCTTCGGCCAAAGCCGCGCCCAAGTCTGGCAGTTTCGGCAAAGCCAAGAACTGCATCATCCTCTATCTGTCCGGCGGCCCCGCCCAACTCGACACGTTCGACCCGAAGCCTGACGCGCCGGTCGACATCCGCGGCGAATTCGGCACGATCCAAACGTCGCTGCCGGGCGTGCGCTTTTCGGATCTTTTACCTTTGTCTGCGAAGTGGATGCACAAATCCGCGCTGGTGCGGACGATGTACCACGAGCACAACGACCACGGCCGCGGCTCGTACTGGATGTTCACCGGCTACCCATACCTCGGGTCTGTCAGCGACGTGAACTCGATGAGCCGGGCGGACATGCCGCACATGGGCTCGTGCGTGGCGAAACTCGCCCCCGGCGCCGGGCCGATGTTCCCCTTCGCCCTTGTCCCGCACCGGATGGACGTGGCCGGCGGCCGACGGTCAGGGCAGTTCGCCGGGTCGCTCGGCGGGAAGTACGACCCGCTCCTGACCGGCGGCAACCCGAACGACGACGCCTTCAAACTGGAACACCTCCCACTCGCGCCGAACGAAGACGCCGGGGTGGTCCGCCGCCGACTCTCGCTGGTCGACCAACTGAACGCCCAGGCCGGCGCGCTGAACGCCACGGCGATGAGCCAGGCGATCCACGAAAACCAGATCAAGGCGCTGGAAGTGCTATCGTCGCCGAAAGTGCGGCAGGCCGTCGATTTGTCGGCCGTCGCGAAGGACGAACGGGAGCGGTACGGGCGAAACCTGTTCGGCCAGTCGGTGATGCTCGGGCGGCGGTTGCTCGACGCCGGCGCGCGACTCGTTCAGTGCAATTGGCAGCGGACGCAGGGCAAGAACGGCTTCGCCTGGGACACTCACTGGAACAACTTCTCCGCGCACAAGGAAGACCTCGTGCCGCCGTTCGACCTGGCATTTCACGCGCTCATGACCGACCTGGAAAAGACCGGGAAGTTGGACGAAACGCTGGTCGTGGTCGCCGCCGAGTTCGGCCGGTCACCCAAAGTGACGCGCAGCAATGCCGGCCGCGAACACTGGCCGGATTGCTACTCCGTCTTGTTCGCGGGTGGCGGCATTCGCGGCGGCCAGGTTTACGGGCAATCGGACAAGAACGCCGCCTACCCCGCCACGAACCCGACCACCCCCGCCGACTTCACCGCGACGATCTACCACTGCCTCGGCATCGACCCAGCCGGCGAGACCCACGACCAGGTCGGCCGGCCGATCGCGCTGTCCAAGGGTACGCCGATCGCGCCGCTGGTTGGGTAG